A single window of Actinoallomurus bryophytorum DNA harbors:
- a CDS encoding ROK family transcriptional regulator codes for MSAAQIMGLVASGQATSRADLSRLLGWAPSTVSSHVQDLLDAGLLEESGEGRSRGGRRPRLLSVRAGDGVILGADLGGHHARIAALDRAGRPQTIRDLEIDVAAGPEPILEQVTDALLELGGGRPTLGLGVGMPGPVGLGGVVVGPSRMPGWNGFSVRGWLTERFDSAILVENDANLMAMGEAVTRGPELRDFVFVKAGTGVGAAVVGDGRLYRGARGIAGDISHIRVPAGGDRPCSCGNFGCLETIASGAALVDAVKADGVAVANTADLVRLARDGNPTVNTNLRFAGRQLGEVLATVVNFFNPQAVILSGALAGCDMFVAAARGVLYERCLPLTTQELQIGESVAGPDAGLLGIGRLLIDQGLATPVRTIP; via the coding sequence ATGTCGGCCGCGCAGATCATGGGGCTCGTGGCGTCCGGCCAGGCCACTTCGCGTGCGGATCTCTCGCGCCTGCTCGGCTGGGCGCCCTCGACCGTGTCCTCCCACGTCCAGGACCTGCTCGACGCGGGCCTCCTGGAGGAGTCCGGTGAGGGCCGGTCGCGCGGCGGGCGGCGGCCCCGCCTGCTGAGCGTCCGCGCCGGAGACGGGGTGATCCTCGGCGCCGACCTCGGCGGGCACCACGCCAGGATCGCCGCGCTGGACAGGGCCGGACGGCCGCAGACCATCCGGGACCTGGAGATCGACGTCGCGGCGGGCCCCGAACCGATCCTCGAGCAGGTCACCGACGCTCTGCTCGAACTGGGCGGCGGACGCCCGACCCTCGGGCTGGGCGTCGGGATGCCAGGGCCGGTGGGGCTCGGCGGCGTCGTGGTCGGGCCGTCGCGAATGCCGGGCTGGAACGGCTTCTCCGTACGCGGCTGGCTGACCGAGCGCTTCGACTCGGCGATCCTCGTGGAGAACGACGCGAATCTCATGGCCATGGGCGAGGCCGTCACGCGCGGTCCCGAGCTGCGCGACTTCGTCTTCGTCAAGGCGGGCACGGGCGTCGGCGCGGCCGTCGTCGGGGACGGCCGGCTGTACCGCGGCGCCCGTGGCATCGCCGGCGACATCAGCCACATTCGGGTCCCGGCCGGCGGCGACCGGCCGTGCAGCTGCGGAAACTTCGGCTGCCTGGAGACCATCGCCAGCGGCGCCGCGCTGGTCGACGCGGTCAAGGCGGACGGCGTCGCCGTGGCGAACACCGCGGACCTGGTGCGCCTGGCGCGCGACGGCAACCCGACCGTCAACACGAACCTGCGCTTCGCCGGCCGGCAGCTCGGCGAGGTTCTCGCCACCGTGGTCAACTTCTTCAACCCCCAGGCCGTCATCCTCAGTGGCGCGCTGGCCGGCTGCGACATGTTCGTCGCCGCCGCGCGGGGCGTGCTCTACGAGCGCTGCCTGCCGCTCACCACCCAGGAACTCCAGATCGGGGAGAGCGTGGCCGGGCCGGACGCCGGGCTGCTGGGCATCGGCCGTCTCCTCATCGACCAGGGCCTGGCCACTCCCGTAAGGACCATCCCGTGA